The Podospora pseudopauciseta strain CBS 411.78 chromosome 2 map unlocalized CBS411.78m_2, whole genome shotgun sequence genome has a window encoding:
- the RPL12 gene encoding 60S ribosomal protein L12 (EggNog:ENOG503NU9E; BUSCO:EOG092651LN; COG:J): protein MPPKVDPNEIKVITLRATGGEVGASSALAPKIGPLGLSPKKVGEDIAKATGDWKGLRVTVKLTIQNRQAAVSVVPTASSLIIRALKEPPRDRKKEKNIKHNKSITLDEVIEIARTMKFKSFSKSLEGCVKEILGTAFSVGCQVDGKSPKAISDAIANGEIDIPEE from the exons ATGC CTCCCAAGGTCGACCCCAACGAGATCAAGGTGAT CACCCTCCGTGCCACCGGTGGTGAGGTCGGTGCCTCTTCGGCTCTTGCCCCCAAGATCGGTCCTCTTGGTCTTTCGCCCAAGAAGGTCGGTGAAGATATCGCGAAGGCTACTGGCGACTGG AAGGGTCTCCGTGTGACCGTCAAGCTCACCATCCAGAACCGTCAAGCCGCCGTTTCCGTCGTCCCAACCGCCTCTTCCCTCATCATCCGCGCCCTCAAGGAGCCCCCCCGTGAccgcaagaaggagaagaacatCAAGCACAACAAGTCCATCACCCTCGATGAGGTTATCGAGATTGCGAGGACGATGAAGTTCAAGTCCTTCTCCAAGTCCCTCGAGGGCTGCGTTAAGGAGATCCTCGGCACTGCTTTCAGTGTTGGCTGCCAGGTTGACGGCAAGAGCCCCAAGGCCATCAGCGACGCTATCGCCAACGGCGAGATTGACA TTCCTGAGGAATAA
- a CDS encoding uncharacterized protein (EggNog:ENOG503NYUB; COG:L) translates to MPADLDFPVIFLLPSHLGSEELQELVEQIPTLTYDINEAEVILGKISRKERALFELRKRKLVTEEVEKDERTPPASPPRKRIRLSATPALGSSDLDSDTCSEGEIQRRLVGPVSVPKVEPTVKVAKLSWFTDSLSAGEVLPLDDKYAIYRGRKAMQPPPAPASVQTIPTKSTSNLLTRAHEDSHPRTPPSSQKRYSSQGSSQKPGSTYASHPVTKTPKRPALLRQTTSEHDLDTHLPPIPPCLHTTYSCQRSTPANPPNQDFISLLLQIRLARTLTGDKIGVRAYSSAIATVAAYPFPFQTQNEVARLPGCGQKIALLYQEYKTSGTLKEVEEYESDPKLQVLKLFYDIWGVAETTAREFYDKGWRDIDDVIEYGWDGLTRVQQIGVKYYDEFLLKIPRREVEEIGGVILKEANKIAEGFGMVIVGGYRRGKKESGDVDVVLSHRDEEATRGFVERIVVGLERRGYITHTLLLSTANTERGQEPVAWKGDSRVAGSGFDTLDKALVVWQDPNYEGGGRNTNPHRRVDIIISPWKTAGCAVMGWTSGTTFQRDLRRYCKKEKGLKFDSSGVRSRKDGAWVDLESDPVTGEPAPDMLTAERRVFTGVGLEWREPEERCTN, encoded by the coding sequence ATGCCAGCAGACCTTGATTTTCCCGTTATTTTCCTCCTACCTAGTCATCTAGGATCCGAAGAGCTTCAAGAACTCGTAGAGCAAATACCTACTCTGACTTACGACATCAACGAGGCAGAGGTCATTCTCGGAAAGATTTCTCGCAAAGAGCGCGCGCTGTTTGAGCTGAGAAAGCGCAAGCTTGTCACTGAAGAAGTGGAAAAAGATGAACGCACACCTCCAGCCTCACCTCCTCGGAAGCGAATCCGACTGTCAGCGACTCCGGCCCTTGGGAGTTCAGATCTCGACTCTGACACCTGCTCAGAAGGGGAGATCCAACGCCGTCTTGTAGGACCAGTTTCCGTTCCCAAAGTCGAACCGACCGTCAAAGTTGCCAAGTTATCTTGGTTCACCGACTCCCTTTCCGCCGGCGAGGTCCTCCCTCTAGACGACAAATATGCCATCTACCGCGGCCGCAAAGCCATGCAGCCACCCCCTGCTCCAGCTTCAGTCCAAACCATACCTACTAaatccacctccaacctcttgaCGCGAGCGCATGAAGACTCCCACCCGCGTacacctccttcctctcaaAAGCGATACTCCTCCCAGGGTTCCTCCCAAAAACCAGGCTCAACCTACGCCTCCCACCCAGTcaccaaaacccccaaacGCCCTGCCTTATTAAGGCAGACAACCTCTGAACACGACCTAGAcacccatctcccccccatccccccttgCCTGCACACAACCTACTCGTGTCAACGCTCCACCCcagccaaccccccaaaccaagacttcatctccctcctcctccaaatccgcCTCGCGCGCACCCTGACTGGGGATAAAATCGGCGTCCGCGCCTACAGCTCTGCCATAGCAACAGTAGCAGCGTACCCTTTTCCCTTCCAGACCCAAAACGAAGTCGCCCGGCTCCCCGGCTGCGGCCAAAAGATCGCGTTGCTATACCAAGAGTACAAAACCAGTGGGACACTCAAAGAAGTGGAGGAGTACGAGTCCGACCCCAAGCTTCAGGTTCTAAAGTTGTTTTATGATATCTGGGGCGTGGCAGAGACGACAGCAAGGGAGTTTTACGATAAGGGGTGGAGGGACATTGACGATGTGATCGAGTATGGGTGGGATGGGTTGACAAGGGTGCAGCAGATTGGTGTGAAGTATTATGACGAGTTCTTGCTCAAGATACCGAggagagaggtggaggagatcgGGGGGGTTATACTGAAGGAGGCGAATAAGATTGCggaggggtttgggatggTTATTGTTGGGGGGTacaggagggggaagaaggagtcGGGGGATGTGGATGTTGTGCTTTCGCATCGGGATGAGGAGGCCAcgagggggtttgtggagaggattgttgttgggttggagaggagggggtatATCACTCATacgctgctgctgagcacGGCAAATACGGAACGGGGACAGGAACCGGTTGCTTGGAAGGGGGACTCGAGGGTGGCGGGGAGCGGGTTTGATACTTTGGATAAGGCGCTGGTTGTGTGGCAGGATCCGAATtatgaggggggggggaggaataCCAATCCGCATAGGAGGGTGGATATCATTATTAGTCCTTGGAAAACGGCTGGGTGTGCGGTTATGGGGTGGACGTCGGGGACGACGTTTCAGAGGGATTTGAGGAGGTATTgtaagaaggagaaggggttgaagTTTGATAGCTCTGGGGTGAGGAGCAGGAAGGATGGGGCTTGGGTTGATCTGGAGAGTGATCCTGTTACGGGGGAGCCGGCGCCGGATATGTTGacggcggagaggagggtgtttACGGGGGTTGGGCTGGAGTGGAGGGAGCCGGAGGAGAGGTGCACGAATTGA
- a CDS encoding uncharacterized protein (COG:S; EggNog:ENOG503P2IF) yields MAAKSFLFLWCFLTAKISLSHRIGPRQADGDVDDQVFLRRAFHSSAVLNGWVYIDGGEFSYKSGSNIVYQYSNTLLSIDLSKDWPNDTIDIQSSSKPEGVPNLRNGGIWVDEKNGVLYTGFAGTEPFFGDGALCSQGLWSFVPNGSGGGDWRNLNDTADPGFVNLPRPYKGQTSSGDGRGFFLGGVISNETGQETTLSNLDTYDFATNKLTNQTVSGAFTRGLERYGGLIYVPNFGNRGILINIGGEQGGRGRVETDELISFRRVQVYDPESQTWFEQKTSGNTPQPRKQFCIAGLASNNHTYEVLVYAGWEGQYGSSSLSYDSAFVLTLPGFHWVKADYPSHNPRHGLTCNPVGGSQVLIIGGVDTTQQADSSGAQQRQQRNGSSDNISDYISAFSTPDPFHRGLAIFDMHAMGWNTSYTANPAVYAPAPEVQDYYNTRGLKPEAGFASPELEHIFSIARFDNNPDESPASYGRGSNTAAIAGGVVGGVVVLAAVFGLFLFFRRRHKKESLPSTVVGQSISSHTAYDKPPTLSSLHWQELAVVGNEQPHPELPVEGPEQPHPELPVTGHERPRIELPPEVKPEKQQEAVPAPPAEPEPVELHGDSLVLSELSPRSQDIMKNFKFPTEHIQKPLSRTKSL; encoded by the exons ATGGCGGCGAAATCTTTTCTGTTCCTGTGGTGTTTTCTAACTGCCAAGATCTCACTAAGCCATCGGATTGGTCCTCGACAAGCAGATGGCGATGTTGACGACCAAGTTTTTTTGAGGAGAGCATTCCATTCCT CGGCCGTGTTGAACGGATGGGTGTACATCGACGGAGGCGAGTTCTCCTACAAGAGCGGAAGCAACATTGTCTACCAGTACT CAAATACATTGCTATCCATTGATCTTTCGAAGGATTGGCCCAATGATACGATCGACATACAATCGTCTTCCAAGCCGGAAGGTGTCCCCAACTTGCGAAACGGTGGCATCTGGGTCGACGAGAAGAATGGAGTTCTATACACGGGGTTTGCCGGGACAGAGCCCTTCTTTGGTGATGGAGCGCTCTGCTCACAGGGTCTGTGGTCATTCGTTCCAAATGGATCAGGCGGGGGTGACTGGAGAAATTTGAACGATACTGCCGACCCCGGTTTCGTGAACCTCCCACGGCCCTACAAAGGACAAACAAGCAGTGGCGATGGCCGGGGCTTCTTTCTCGGCG GCGTCATCAGCAATGAGACGGGCCAGGAGACCACCCTCAGCAACCTCGACACCTACGATTTTGCCACCAACAAACTCACAAATCAGACGGTGTCTGGCGCGTTTACTCGGGGATTGGAACGGTATGGAGGCCTGATCTACGTGCCCAACTTTGGAAATCGCGGAATCTTGATCAATATAGGCGGTGAGCAaggtggacgaggacgagtcGAGACCGACGAGTTGATATCTTTTCGGCGAGTCCAGGTATACGACCCAGAGAGTCAGACATGGTTTGAACAAAAGACGAGCGGCAATACTCCTCAACCTCGTAAGCAATTCTGCATTGCCGGCCTGGCATCCAACAATCATACTTATGAGGTGCTGGTCTACGCGGGCTGGGAAGGGCAATATGggtcgtcgtcgctgtccTATGACAGTGCCTTTGTGCTTACACTTCCTGGATTTCATTGGGTCAAAGCAGACTATCCGTCACATAACCCACGACACGGCCTGACCTGCAACCCTGTTGGCGGAAGTCAAGTCTTGATTAtcggtggtgttgacacaacacaacaagCTGACAGCTCAGGCGCACAACAACGCCAGCAGCGGAACGGTTCCTCAGATAACATATCCGATTACATTAGTGCTTTCAGCACCCCTGATCCTTTCCACCGAGGATTGGCGATATTTGACATGCATGCCATGGGTTGGAACACCTCGTATACAGCGAATCCTGCCGTTTATGCGCCCGCTCCAGAAGTTCAGGATTACTACAATACCAG GGGCCTCAAGCCAGAAGCAGGCTTCGCCTCACCGGAACTCGAACACATATTCTCCATCGCCCGTTTTGACAACAACCCAGACGAGAGCCCAGCCAGCTACGGGCGCGGAAGTAATACAGCTGCCATTGCGGGAGGGGTAGTCGGAGGCGTTGTTGTACTAGCCGCAGTATTCGGTTTATTTCTGTTCTTCAGGCGCAGACACAAGAAAGAGTCACTGCCATCCACGGTTGTGGGTCAATCTATCAGTTCTCACACGGCCTACGACAAGCCCCCGACGTTGTCTTCACTGCATTGGCAGGAGCTGGCAGTGGTTGGTAATGAGCAGCCACATCCTGAGTTGCCAGTGGAGGGTCCTGAACAGCCCCATCCAGAACTACCTGTGACTGGACACGAGAGGCCCCGGATTGAGCTACCACCGGAGGTGAAACCTgagaagcagcaggaggcggttccagcaccaccagcagagCCGGAACCTGTGGAATTGCATGGGGACAGTCTGGTCCTGAGCGAGCTGTCTCCTAGGTCGCAGGACATCATGAAGAACTTCAAGTTCCCGACTGAGCATATCCAGAAGCCACTTTCTCGGACAAAGAGTTTGTGA
- the SEC23 gene encoding GTPase-activating protein S23 (EggNog:ENOG503NU95; COG:U) has translation MDYEQLKESWGEVEDRDGVRLSWNVFPSTRMEASRLVVPIGALYTPLKEKPDTPLLQFEPVTCKQPCRSILNPFCQVDTRARLWICPFCLSRNPLPPHYKDITANAIPPELHPANTTIEYRLSRPAPSAPIFLYVVDTCQEEDSLAALKESLIMSLSLLPENALVGLITYGTMAQVHEIGYTECAKSYVQEMLGLTAPALRPGVPPHQQTRAFPTGPAARFLLPVAQAEFQLTKALEQLQKDPWPVASDRRNLRCTGVALSVAVGLLETSFQNAGGRIMLFAGGPATEGPGMVVGPELREPIRSHHDIDRDNIKYYKKALKFYDNLAKRTAHNGHTIDIFAGCLDQVGLLEMKGLCNSTGGHMILTDSFTSSMFKQSFIRIFEKDADDNLLMGFNAVLEVLTTKELKVTGLIGHAVSLNKKSTSVGETECGIGNTCSWKMCGIDPNASYGIYFEIAQGGPSQSQQAAQRGMIQFLTYYQHSSGQFHLRVTTIARDLSGPAGDPAIARSFDQEAAAVLMSRIAVFKAETDDGPDVLRWVDRMLIRLCSRFADYRKDDPSSFRLEKNFTLYPQFMFHLRRSQFLQVFNNSPDETAFYRHVLNHEDVSNSLIMIQPTLDSYTFDQEGGQPVLLDSTSIQPTHILLLDTFFHILIFHGETIAEWRKAGYQDQEGYENFAALLEAPKEDARDLITDRFPLPRFIVCDHGGSQARFLLSKLNPSTTHTSGAGAYGGVGAQSAQTIFTDDVSLQTFMEHLMKLAVSGTN, from the exons ATGGATTATGAACAACTGAAGGAGTCGTggggtgaggtggaggatcGCGATGGAGTTCGGCTGAGTTGGAATGTGTTCCCAAGCACTCGCATG GAGGCTTCGAGATTGGTCGTCCCCATCGGTGCTCTGTATACCCCTCTGAAGGAGAAGCCCGACACACCTTTGCTGCAGTTTGAGCCTGTCACCTGCAAGCAACCCTGCCGCTCAATTCTCAATCCTTTCTG CCAGGTCGACACCCGCGCCCGCCTTTGGATCTGCCCCTTTTGCCTTTCCAgaaaccccctcccgccgcaTTACAAGGATATCACGGCCAATGCCATCCCACCTGAGCTTCATCCCGCCAACACAACTATCGAGTATAGACTTTCACGACCAGCCCCGAGCGCTCCGATTTTCCTCTATGTCGTCGATACGTgccaggaggaggacagcTTGGCTGCTCTTAAGGAGTCCCTGATCATGAGTCTGAGCCTTCTCCCTGAGAATGCTCTTGTTGGTTTGATCACATATGGAACGATGGCCCAGGTTCACGAGATTGGATACACCGAGTGCGCAAAGTCTTAC GTACAGGAGATGCTTGGCCTCACCGCCCCTGCCCTTCGCCCTGGCGTGCCTCCTCACCAGCAGACCAGAGCTTTCCCAACCGGTCCCGCCGcccgcttcctcctccctgtcGCCCAGGCCGAATTCCAGTTGACAAAGGCGCTCGAGCAGTTGCAGAAGGACCCATGGCCTGTTGCCAGCGATCGCAGAAACTTGCGCTGCACTGGTGTCGCTCTCTCTGTGGCTGTCGGTCTGCTCGAGACTTCTTTCCAGAATGCTGGCGGCCGTATCATGCTGTTCGCTGGTGGTCCGGCCACGGAGGGCCCCGGAATGGTGGTTGGCCCTGAGCTGAGAGAGCCTATTCGGTCGCATCACGACATTGACCGTGACAACATCAAGTACTACAAGAAGGCGTTGAAGTTCTACGACAACCTCGCTAAGAGGACAGCTCACAACGGCCACACTATCGATATTTTTGCTGGTTGTCTTGATCAGGTTGGTTTGCTGGAGATGAAGGGGCTTTGCAACTCGACCGGCGGGCACATGATCTTGACCGATAGTTTCACATCGTCCATGTTCAAGCAATCCTTCATCCGAATCTTCGAGAAGGACGCCGACGATAACCTCCTGATGGGCTTCAACGCGGTTCTCGAAGTTTTGACTACAAAGGAGCTCAAGGTCACTGGTCTCATTGGCCACGCTGTGTCTCTGAACAAGAAGTCGACTTCGGTGGGTGAGACTGAGTGCGGTATTGGCAATACTTGCTCGTGGAAAATGTGCGGAATTGACCCCAATGCCAGTTACGGTATCTATTTTGAGATTGCTCAGGGCGGCCCCTCGCAATCCCAACAGGCGGCTCAAAGGGGTATGATTCAGTTCCTCACATACTACCAGCACTCGTCTGGTCAGTTCCACCTCCgtgtcaccaccatcgcccgCGACCTTAGCGGTCCAGCTGGTGATCCGGCGATTGCCCGGTCGTTTGATCAGGAGGCCGCCGCTGTGTTGATGTCCCGTATTGCGGTGTTCAAGGCGGAAACCGATGATGGACCGGATGTCCTCCGCTGGGTCGACAGGATGCTTATCAGACTGTGCTCGCGCTTTGCCGACTATCGCAAGGACGACCCTTCGTCTTTCCGCCTCGAGAAGAACTTCACGCTTTACCCACAGTTCATGTTTCACTTGAGGAGAAGTCAGTTCTTGCAAGTGTTCAACAACTCGCCTGATGAGACAGCTTTCTATCGCCATGTTCTTAACCATGAGGACGTTAGCAACTCCCTCATCATGATTCAACCCACACTCGATTCATACACTTTCGACCAGGAGGGCGGTCAACCAGTGCTTCTGGACTCGACCTCTATCCAGCCAACAcacattctcctcctcgataCGTTCTTCCACATTCTCATCTTCCACGGTGAAACCATTGCAGAATGGAGAAAGGCGGGTTATCAGGACCAGGAGGGCTACGAGAATTTTGCCGCTCTCCTGGAGGCTCCCAAGGAGGACGCCAGG GACCTCATCACGGATCGTTTCCCTCTCCCACGTTTCATTGTTTGCGACCACGGCGGCTCCCAGGCTCGTTTCCTCCTCTCTAAACTCAATCCCTCCACCACTCACACATCAGGAGCTGGAGCGTACGGCGGTGTCGGAGCCCAGAGCGCGCAGACCATCTTCACGGACGATGTGTCTCTCCAAACCTTTATGGAGCACTTGATGAAGTTGGCGGTGAGCGGGACAAACTAG
- a CDS encoding uncharacterized protein (BUSCO:EOG09260JDM; COG:S; EggNog:ENOG503NVQH): MLHLARQARQTLKLPFVCSACRTLLAQSPAPRRYLPVAINHLGATRWYTDSTTPPPPPPPSAPATTTEDATPPSSDPPAENNENPEETSNKRKPKNKPKSAKEKDATDLSTSTDAAGTEGDQDMLRDAVKKVLKEGVLKKRKGSKTKHLGKKSKPAAAKKKKTADSAAAAAGEDRGDKPKKKKAKKEEDEAKPDLDIKEIDPRYLRLKPIELRQPPVPTLAYGLDRVLFNPGVSYLQDPRSKVYNHDPYLSQIMPTHEFDFGALKEYITSSRDKTLIGVAAKKKKKYSGSTSSMTATLAHFHFLLSSWRPINTAMLSKQFDPEQSSEDFNRILRSPAAIFLHHKDGTYAIDADKEFDSGNILAMLGKSMEKFLTMPKEEFEKYRKSKSDQLTDEEKNGPESYHYTTMGDFMMRSQLDAFDPRLPGTGMFDLKTRAVVTIRMDPEGYEKGQGYEIRGRFGTWESYEREYFDMIRSAFLKYSLQVRMGRMDGIFVAYHNTERIFGFQYIPLQEMDVSLHEAADTTIGDQEFKLSVHLLNQVLDKVTAKFPGQTLRIHFETVKHATTPPYMCIFARPVTQERIDEIQKSAQERIQKFERVLRGLDHEAEEQVEGQEEVEDQENDEGLVDDTRPEEDEGEVESAAERTEEDDDTREDVWDDVMLKVEHSLENEEHGATSIRESIQDALQQSGLLKNTTQEEAEHYVQALFEVLTSEANNEAPESELAEEGEETELDVVEESEAAEETATAEPAVVENEAVEVSTEVESAEEGQEIGSQTSPEKLNLKDLILRLASRLQEESGETPSPTEEGEVTGEEDEDAAKLAQFENIMSELLVKTRNFRSIDEAEASEEDQAEATTRTAATDEPSEELVEELAALSEEEIDPPIDSEFTEPIYGLILTTKNKIDGKYVDRPTVTVKNTKWTVEYTIEEMTDDRAMNLYKRARARRKKYLMGPENRKKEWYRMFGGQLPKKTGAGRFYRKMEDRIAKERPVFVYGHETPYTYNSVFPNIAQGNMVPYKTWFPTDDELKEWSKSTDKMAWLERYRAAHFAKGKKATPLGIPRGPPRGPPKGRKKTWR, from the coding sequence ATGTTGCATTTGGCGAGACAGGCTCGACAGACACTAAAATTACCCTTTGTATGCTCGGCATGTCGAACCCTCCTTGCCCAGAGCCCTGCGCCCCGGAGGTATTTGCCAGTAGCCATCAACCATCTTGGTGCAACTCGATGGTATACTGAttcgacaacaccaccaccaccaccaccaccatcggcgCCAGCAACCACTACTGAAGATGCtactcctccatcatccgATCCGCCAGCCGAGAATAACGAAAACCCCGAGGAAACCTCAAATAAACGGAAACCAAAAAACAAACCCAAATctgccaaggagaaggatgcgACAGACCTCTCAACATCGACCGATGCCGCCGGAACCGAAGGTGATCAGGATATGCTCAGAGATGCCGTGAAAAAGGTTTTGAAGGAGGGTGTTCTCAAAAAACGAAAGGGttccaaaacaaaacatctCGGCAAGAAGAGCAAACCGGCGGCtgccaaaaagaagaagaccgCGGACTCGGCCGCAGCGGCCGCAGGAGAAGATCGAGGAgacaagcccaagaagaaaaaggccaagaaagaggaggacgaagcGAAGCCGGATTTGGATATCAAAGAAATCGACCCGAGATATCTCAGGCTCAAGCCCATTGAACTGCGCCAACCTCCGGTACCTACACTAGCATACGGCCTCGATCGCGTACTGTTTAACCCCGGAGTCTCCTATCTTCAGGACCCCCGATCCAAAGTCTACAACCATGACCCCTATCTGTCTCAAATCATGCCCACCCACGAGTTCGACTTCGGTGCGCTCAAGGAGTACATCACATCGTCCAGGGACAAGACACTTATTGGTGTGgcagccaagaagaagaagaagtactCTGGATCGACTTCGAGTATGACGGCGACACTTGCACATTTCCATTTCCTTCTGTCTTCCTGGCGTCCGATCAATACAGCCATGTTGTCCAAGCAGTTCGACCCGGAGCAAAGCAGCGAGGACTTCAACAGAATCTTGAGAAGCCCAGCGGCTATTTTCCTGCACCACAAGGACGGAACATATGCTATTGATGCTGACAAGGAGTTTGACTCGGGCAATATTTTGGCCATGCTGGGGAAGTCGATGGAAAAGTTCCTGACCATGcccaaggaggagtttgagaagtACCGCAAGTCAAAGTCTGATCAGCTcaccgacgaggagaagaatgGCCCAGAATCTTACCATTACACAACGATGGGTGATTTCATGATGCGGTCACAGCTCGACGCTTTCGATCCGCGACTTCCCGGGACGGGCATGTTTGATCTCAAGACCAGAGCCGTTGTCACGATCCGCATGGATCCAGAAGGATACGAAAAGGGCCAAGGCTACGAGATTCGCGGCCGGTTTGGGACCTGGGAGTCGTATGAACGTGAATACTTTGACATGATCCGATCAGCCTTCTTGAAATACTCTCTCCAGGTGCGCATGGGCCGCATGGACGGTATTTTTGTGGCCTATCACAACACTGAGCGCATCTTTGGCTTCCAGTATATCCCTCTTCAGGAAATGGATGTCTCTCTTCACGAGGCAGCGGACACCACCATCGGAGACCAAGAGTTCAAGCTGAGCGTCCATCTGCTCAACCAGGTCCTCGACAAGGTGACTGCAAAGTTCCCGGGGCAAACGTTGCGTATTCACTTCGAGACAGTCAAGCACGCGACCACGCCTCCTTACATGTGTATTTTTGCTCGCCCGGTTACGCAGGAACGGATTGATGAAATTCAGAAGTCTGCCCAGGAGCGCATTCAGAAATTCGAACGGGTTCTCAGGGGTCTGGACCATGAAGCCGAGGAGCAGGTTGAGGGtcaagaggaggttgaggatcaAGAGAACGACGAGGGCTTGGTTGACGATACCCGACcggaggaagatgaagggGAAGTGGAATCAGCTGCTGAGCGGACtgaggaagacgacgacaCCCGTGAAGATGTCTGGGATGATGTCATGCTCAAGGTTGAGCACTCGCTTGAGAACGAAGAACACGGTGCCACTTCCATTCGGGAATCCATCCAGGACGCCCTGCAGCAGAGCGGCCTTTTGAAGAACACCACCCAAGAGGAGGCTGAGCATTATGTCCAGGCTTTGTTTGAGGTGCTCACAAGCGAGGCCAACAACGAAGCGCCTGAGTCGGAGCTGGctgaagagggtgaggagacCGAACTTGACGTTGTGGAAGAGTctgaggcggcggaggaaaCAGCCACCGCGGAACCTGCCGTCGTGGAGAACGAAGCCGTGGAGGTCTCGACAGAGGTTGAATCCGCCGAGGAGGGTCAAGAGATCGGAAGTCAAACCTCTCCGGAGAAGCTCAATCTGAAGGATCTCATCCTCAGGCTGGCCTCCCGGTTGCAAGAAGAGTCAGGCGagacaccctccccaacagaagagggcgaggtcacaggcgaagaagacgaagacgccGCCAAGCTCGCCCAGTTCGAAAACATCATGTCTGAATTGCTCGTCAAGACGCGCAACTTCCGCAGCATCGACGAAGCCGAGGCTTCAGAAGAAGACCAGGCCGAGGCGACCACCAGAACCGCCGCCACTGACGAGCCGTCCGAAGAGCTAGTCGAGGAGCTTGCCGCCCTCTCCGAAGAGGAGATAGACCCCCCCATCGACAGCGAGTTCACCGAGCCCATCTACGGCCTCATCCTCACGACCAAGAACAAGATTGACGGCAAGTACGTTGACCGGCCTACCGTCACGGTCAAGAACACAAAGTGGACGGTCGAGTACACGATTGAGGAGATGACGGATGACCGGGCGATGAACCTCTACAAGAGGGCCCGTGCTCGCCGGAAGAAGTACCTCATGGGACCCGAGAACCGCAAGAAGGAGTGGTATAGGATGTTTGGCGGGCAACTGCCCAAAAAGACGGGCGCTGGGCGGTTTTATAGAAAGATGGAGGATAGGATTGCAAAGGAGAGGCCGGTGTTTGTGTATGGGCATGAGACGCCGTATACGTACAATTCGGTGTTTCCTAATATTGCCCAGGGGAACATGGTGCCGTATAAGACTTGGTTTCCCACGGATGATGAGTTGAAGGAGTGGAGCAAGAGCACAGACAAGATGGCTTGGTTGGAGAGGTATAGGGCGGCGCATTTTgcgaaggggaagaaggccaCTCCACTGGGAATCCCTCGGGGCCCCCCTCGCGGGCCCCCGAAGGGAAGGAAGAAGACTTGGAGGTAA
- a CDS encoding uncharacterized protein (COG:I; EggNog:ENOG503P5M6) — protein MAPITLTLPSDYGYVLLAASSTFFINTLHAVLTSKARKASGIKYPVSYASNDLAEKDRKAYLFNCAQRAHNNFTENLTPFLGSLLISGLQYPKFAGALGGLWAFARVLFALGYTSKGPEGRMIGSLIGSLTDFVLKFTAAYTAVGFALQW, from the exons ATggcccccatcaccctcaccctcccctccgacTACGGCTacgtcctcctcgccgcctcctccaccttcttcatcaacaccctccatGCCGTCCTCACCTCCAAAGCCCGCAAGGCCTCGGGCATCAAGTACCCCGTCTCCTACGCCTCCAACGACCTCGCCGAAAAGGACCGCAAGGCCTACCTCTTCAACTGCGCCCAGCGCGCCCACAACAACTTCACCGAgaacctcacccccttcctcggctccctcctcatctctgGGCTCCAGTACCCCAAGTTTGCCGGCGCCCTCGGCGGCCTCTGGGCTTTTGCCAGGGTGTTGTTTGCTTTGGGGTATACCAGCAAAGGACcagaggggaggatgat TGGTTCTCTCATCGGCTCCCTCACCGACTTTGTCCTCAAGTTCACTGCTGCTTATACTGCCGTTGGCTTTGCCCTTCAGTGGTGA